From Acidobacteriota bacterium, a single genomic window includes:
- the lnt gene encoding apolipoprotein N-acyltransferase, with translation MALVPLLIAAWDCGRARARRRAFLLGWIAGLVYFAGTLYWLVQVMTVYGGLSTPVAIGVAILLIAYLALFVGIAAWAVAAACATFGASGLLLAPAAWVAGELGRTYVWSGFPWALLGYSQVRVTPIAQTASLAGVYGLSMLIALTSAALAYAFVARRRRFVPAIAAAALIAATAAWGAARVSRAALTREGTPIRVGVVQGSISQDEKWSPSLRDAIMRRYIDLSRAALGEGARFVLWPESSLPFYFEVDRAGVEPIRRLAREGRAAFLVGSDQIEQVQSVPGRSPRERYYNAAFLVLPDGLTGAVYRKMHLVPFGEYVPLKDLLFFVAPLVEAVSDFSPGDAPTTLPIGGHAASTAICYEVVYPRLIAGMVDRGSELLTTITNDAWFGESSAAYQHFDQAAMRAIEQGRYLARAANTGISGFVDPYGRVIADTKLFEPAVRVREVRFLTGRTVYGVIGDSVAYAGLAVTLLVLTVGSSRRVFR, from the coding sequence GTGGCGCTCGTGCCGCTGCTCATCGCGGCGTGGGACTGCGGCCGCGCGCGCGCGCGGCGGCGCGCGTTCCTCCTGGGATGGATCGCGGGGCTCGTGTACTTCGCCGGTACCCTCTACTGGCTCGTCCAGGTGATGACCGTCTACGGCGGCCTCAGCACCCCGGTGGCGATCGGCGTCGCGATCCTCCTGATCGCCTACCTCGCCCTGTTCGTCGGGATTGCGGCGTGGGCGGTCGCGGCCGCGTGCGCCACGTTCGGCGCGAGCGGCCTGCTGCTCGCCCCGGCCGCGTGGGTCGCGGGGGAGCTCGGGCGCACGTACGTGTGGAGCGGCTTTCCGTGGGCGCTGCTGGGCTACAGCCAGGTGCGGGTGACGCCGATTGCGCAGACCGCGAGCCTCGCCGGCGTCTACGGGCTCTCGATGCTGATCGCCTTGACGAGCGCCGCGCTCGCCTATGCCTTCGTGGCCCGCCGCCGGAGGTTCGTGCCCGCCATCGCCGCCGCGGCGCTGATCGCAGCGACGGCGGCGTGGGGAGCGGCGCGAGTCTCGCGCGCGGCGCTGACCCGCGAGGGCACGCCGATTCGCGTCGGGGTCGTGCAGGGCAGCATCTCGCAGGACGAGAAGTGGTCGCCGTCGCTGCGCGACGCGATCATGCGTCGCTACATCGATCTGAGCCGTGCCGCGCTCGGGGAGGGGGCGCGATTCGTGCTCTGGCCCGAGTCGTCGCTGCCGTTTTATTTCGAGGTCGATCGCGCCGGCGTGGAGCCGATCCGGCGTCTGGCGCGCGAGGGGCGGGCGGCGTTCCTGGTTGGCAGCGATCAGATCGAGCAGGTCCAGTCCGTCCCGGGCAGGTCGCCGCGCGAGCGCTACTACAACGCGGCCTTCCTCGTGCTGCCGGATGGATTGACCGGCGCCGTGTACCGCAAGATGCACCTGGTCCCGTTCGGCGAATACGTGCCGCTCAAGGACCTGCTGTTTTTCGTCGCGCCGCTGGTGGAGGCCGTGTCCGACTTCTCGCCCGGGGACGCGCCCACGACGCTGCCGATCGGCGGCCATGCGGCGAGCACGGCGATCTGCTACGAGGTCGTGTACCCGCGACTCATCGCGGGCATGGTCGATCGCGGCAGCGAGTTGCTGACAACGATCACCAACGATGCCTGGTTCGGCGAATCATCCGCCGCCTACCAGCACTTCGACCAGGCAGCGATGCGCGCGATCGAGCAGGGGCGCTACCTCGCGCGCGCGGCGAACACCGGGATCAGCGGGTTCGTCGATCCCTACGGCCGCGTGATCGCCGACACGAAGCTGTTCGAGCCCGCCGTGCGGGTTCGCGAGGTGCGCTTTCTCACCGGACGGACCGTCTACGGCGTCAT
- a CDS encoding SPOR domain-containing protein yields the protein MSHPAEDGFHEIQLTGKQLVFLFMATTVVAVVIFLCGVLVGRGVRTDRAATEAAAMTRETPPDDAVTPPPAAPAQTGEPSAATAEDLSYARRLQGEDPKEQLKPGAPEDSTAEPPTPVESTSDQPPAEPQAPAWAVQIAALRDRAAAVAMIRRLTSKGYQAFIVEPRAGAPAAGYRVRVGPFQDRREAEQVSRRLEREEQFKPFITR from the coding sequence GTGTCACATCCCGCGGAAGACGGGTTCCACGAAATCCAGCTGACCGGAAAACAGCTGGTGTTCCTCTTCATGGCGACCACCGTCGTCGCCGTGGTGATCTTCCTGTGCGGCGTCCTGGTGGGACGCGGCGTCAGGACCGATCGCGCGGCGACGGAGGCGGCCGCCATGACGCGTGAGACGCCGCCGGATGATGCCGTCACGCCGCCACCGGCCGCGCCCGCGCAGACCGGAGAGCCCTCGGCGGCGACGGCCGAAGATCTCAGCTACGCGCGGCGCCTGCAGGGGGAGGATCCGAAAGAGCAGTTGAAGCCGGGCGCGCCGGAGGATTCCACGGCGGAGCCGCCGACGCCCGTCGAGTCGACCTCCGACCAGCCGCCCGCCGAGCCGCAGGCCCCGGCCTGGGCGGTCCAGATTGCCGCGCTCCGCGATCGCGCAGCCGCCGTCGCCATGATCCGGCGCCTCACCAGCAAGGGCTACCAGGCGTTCATCGTCGAGCCGCGCGCCGGTGCGCCGGCCGCCGGCTACCGTGTGCGCGTGGGCCCGTTCCAGGATCGCCGCGAGGCGGAACAGGTCTCCCGCCGCCTCGAGCGAGAAGAGCAATTCAAGCCGTTCATCACCCGCTGA
- a CDS encoding slipin family protein: protein MTISAPAIVGFIVVLYLISSIKILNEYERGVIFRLGKLLPQPKGPGIILVFAPIDRIVRVSLRTIVLDVPPQDVITRDNVSVKVNAVVYFRVMDPNRAIVEVESYHYATSQLAQTTLRSVLGEVELDDLLSQREQLNKQLQKILDLHTDPWGIKVSAVEVKHVDLPADMQRAMARQAEAEREKRAKIIHAEGELQASEKLAQAGAVIAAEPVSLTLRYLQTLTEIASEKNSTIVFPLPIELLSALMSGRGSQPR, encoded by the coding sequence ATGACCATCTCTGCACCCGCGATTGTCGGGTTCATCGTCGTGCTCTACCTGATCTCGTCGATCAAGATCCTCAACGAGTACGAGCGTGGGGTCATCTTCCGCCTCGGCAAGCTGCTGCCCCAGCCCAAGGGACCGGGCATCATCCTCGTGTTCGCTCCGATCGACCGCATCGTGCGGGTGAGCCTGCGGACCATCGTGCTGGACGTGCCGCCGCAGGACGTCATCACCCGCGACAACGTCTCGGTCAAGGTCAACGCGGTCGTGTACTTCCGGGTCATGGATCCGAACCGCGCGATCGTCGAGGTGGAGAGCTATCACTACGCCACCTCGCAGCTGGCGCAGACGACGCTCCGCAGCGTTCTCGGAGAAGTCGAGCTCGACGACCTGCTCTCGCAGCGCGAGCAGCTCAATAAGCAGCTCCAGAAGATCCTCGACCTGCACACCGACCCATGGGGCATCAAGGTGAGCGCCGTCGAGGTGAAGCACGTCGACCTGCCCGCCGACATGCAGCGCGCGATGGCGCGGCAGGCCGAAGCGGAGCGCGAGAAGCGTGCTAAAATCATCCATGCCGAGGGCGAGCTGCAGGCGTCCGAGAAGCTTGCGCAGGCGGGCGCCGTCATTGCCGCCGAGCCGGTCTCGCTGACCCTGCGCTACCTGCAGACGCTCACGGAAATTGCTTCCGAGAAAAACTCCACTATCGTCTTTCCGCTGCCGATCGAGTTGCTCAGCGCGTTGATGAGCGGCCGCGGATCGCAGCCGAGATAA
- a CDS encoding nodulation protein NfeD has product MLSATVDSVIHPVSADFMVSAIRRAEAERAALLIFTLRTPGGLVDSTREITTAIVASRTPVVVFIAPSGARAASAGFLITMASDLAAMAPGTHIGAAHPVSGSGEKIDETMSKKMASDVAASARALASHRGRNVALVEQAVTESRSYTEQEAAQASPPLVEVIAADVPDLLRKIDGRQIARFDGRREVLHTRGARVVPIEMNWRQRILSAIAHPQVAYILFTLGTLGLTIELWSPGAILPGVVGGICLLLAFFAFSILPINYAGLLLIVFGLALIMLEVKFTSYGVLGAGGLVGLVVGSLMLVDASAPDLRLPLSFVLPIALGISAIILFLVRLAVAAQRGRAVTGESGMVGELGRALSAITLDGGQVLVHGEIWNARSDVPIPPGGTVRVVALNGLTLVVSAYGIIAKEQP; this is encoded by the coding sequence GTGCTGTCGGCGACGGTCGATTCCGTCATTCATCCCGTCAGCGCGGACTTCATGGTGAGCGCCATTCGGCGCGCCGAAGCCGAGCGCGCCGCGCTGCTCATCTTCACGCTCCGGACCCCGGGCGGCCTCGTGGACTCGACCCGCGAGATCACCACCGCCATCGTCGCCTCGCGCACCCCCGTCGTGGTGTTCATCGCGCCCTCGGGTGCGCGCGCCGCCTCGGCCGGGTTCCTCATCACGATGGCGTCCGATCTGGCCGCGATGGCGCCAGGCACGCACATCGGCGCCGCGCACCCCGTCAGCGGCTCGGGCGAGAAGATCGACGAGACGATGTCGAAGAAGATGGCGTCGGACGTGGCGGCGAGCGCCCGCGCGCTGGCGTCGCACCGCGGGCGCAACGTCGCGCTCGTCGAGCAGGCGGTGACCGAAAGCCGCTCGTACACGGAGCAGGAGGCGGCGCAGGCCTCGCCGCCGCTCGTCGAAGTGATCGCGGCCGACGTGCCGGACCTGCTGAGAAAGATCGACGGCAGGCAGATCGCGCGCTTCGACGGCCGCAGGGAAGTGCTCCACACCCGCGGCGCCCGGGTCGTCCCGATCGAGATGAACTGGCGGCAGCGCATCCTGAGCGCGATCGCGCACCCGCAGGTGGCGTACATCCTCTTCACGCTCGGCACGCTGGGGCTGACGATCGAGCTGTGGAGCCCCGGCGCCATCCTGCCGGGCGTGGTCGGTGGCATCTGCCTGCTGCTGGCGTTCTTCGCGTTCTCGATCCTGCCGATCAACTACGCGGGGCTGCTGCTGATCGTGTTCGGCCTCGCGCTGATCATGCTCGAGGTGAAGTTCACCAGCTACGGCGTGCTCGGCGCCGGCGGCCTCGTCGGCCTGGTCGTCGGCTCGCTGATGCTCGTCGATGCGAGCGCGCCGGACCTGCGGTTGCCGCTGTCATTCGTCCTGCCGATCGCGCTGGGGATCTCGGCGATCATCCTGTTCCTCGTACGGCTCGCCGTCGCCGCGCAGCGCGGGCGCGCCGTCACGGGCGAGTCAGGCATGGTCGGCGAGCTTGGGCGGGCGCTTTCGGCGATCACGCTCGACGGCGGGCAGGTCCTCGTGCACGGGGAAATCTGGAATGCGCGGTCGGACGTCCCGATTCCCCCGGGCGGCACCGTACGTGTGGTCGCGCTGAACGGGCTCACCCTCGTTGTCTCGGCCTACGGCATCATCGCCAAGGAGCAACCATGA
- a CDS encoding tetratricopeptide repeat protein, producing the protein MSEARIGRLLVASLHQAIADVLPDRLEFYENWLNARGLRRGTIGLAAISAVLSFLRGEGEMYAEVVRRAGEHAAEWALLSTGRVRRAMALALPRAARARLALSLARRITRETYADSRAITKIRRGTARVELRGSLFCEVREPGERMLCGFYLALAERLLQRYNVPAEGEIDTCRAAGGRSCAIVIRLGAAAPVGAAGVLTALLLLPLLAAGAAAQERPAGERLLVVPFENVERDPPLFWLTEGAAILLTDAAIDQGASAITRTERIRAFDDLHLPAASVLSRATVIKVGQLVGAARVVVGSLQRTRRESAADSDMAGDELVVRVRGVRLDTGRLDPEITERAPLSQLFELFQRVAARLLGRGAPSAASAEPDRVPLEAFESYVKGLLAENSEARVKYLEAALRQYSRYDRANLALWEVRSERGEYAQALAAARGIPESSSFSRRARFAVALSLLDLTRHDEAFDALKALDVEAPTAALRTALGVTQIRRGWTPQTGKPAYYFDRAAALEPNDPDAYFNLGYAYALDNDPQAAIYWLRETVRRNPADAEAHFVLGALLQGTSNTVEARRELDLAAQLSAAHAELVKEAGDDKVKVPAGLERLRRRLDPHSSVETAIAMPAQREQRELATFHLDRGRRLVDQQRDREAIAELRRAIYLSPYNAEAHLLLGRVYLRSGRVADAIGALKISIWSQDTASARVALGGAYLRSGDRTAAREQAERALALAPDSAEARQLLARLQ; encoded by the coding sequence ATGAGTGAGGCCCGGATCGGCCGCCTGCTCGTCGCGAGCCTCCACCAGGCGATCGCCGACGTGCTGCCGGATCGCCTCGAGTTCTACGAGAACTGGCTGAACGCGCGCGGGCTGCGTCGCGGCACCATCGGGCTGGCTGCGATCTCCGCCGTGCTCAGCTTCCTCCGGGGCGAAGGGGAGATGTACGCCGAGGTCGTGCGGCGCGCGGGCGAGCACGCAGCGGAGTGGGCGCTGCTCAGCACGGGACGCGTCCGCCGCGCCATGGCGCTCGCGCTGCCGCGCGCGGCGCGCGCGCGGCTGGCGCTGTCGCTCGCCCGCCGGATCACGCGCGAGACGTACGCCGACAGCCGCGCGATCACGAAGATTCGCCGCGGCACCGCGCGGGTGGAACTGCGCGGCTCGCTCTTCTGCGAGGTGCGGGAGCCAGGCGAGCGCATGCTGTGCGGTTTCTACCTGGCGCTGGCCGAACGCCTGCTGCAGCGCTACAACGTGCCCGCCGAAGGCGAGATCGACACGTGCCGCGCTGCAGGGGGGCGCAGCTGCGCCATCGTGATCCGGCTCGGCGCCGCCGCTCCCGTCGGCGCCGCCGGCGTGCTCACCGCGCTGCTCCTGCTGCCCCTGCTCGCCGCCGGTGCCGCGGCGCAGGAGCGCCCCGCGGGAGAGCGGCTCCTCGTGGTGCCCTTCGAAAACGTCGAGCGCGATCCCCCGCTCTTCTGGCTGACCGAAGGGGCAGCCATCCTGCTCACCGACGCCGCGATCGACCAGGGGGCCAGCGCCATCACCCGCACCGAGCGGATCCGTGCGTTCGACGACCTGCACCTGCCCGCCGCGTCCGTGCTCAGTCGCGCGACCGTCATCAAGGTCGGGCAGCTCGTCGGCGCGGCGCGGGTCGTGGTCGGCAGCCTCCAGCGCACGCGGCGCGAATCAGCCGCCGATTCGGACATGGCCGGAGACGAGCTGGTGGTCCGGGTGCGCGGCGTGCGCCTCGACACCGGGCGCCTGGATCCGGAGATCACCGAGCGCGCGCCGCTCTCGCAGCTCTTCGAGTTGTTCCAGCGCGTCGCTGCCCGGCTGCTCGGCCGCGGCGCCCCGTCCGCCGCCTCCGCCGAGCCCGACCGCGTCCCGCTCGAAGCGTTTGAAAGCTACGTGAAGGGCCTGCTCGCGGAGAACTCGGAAGCGCGCGTGAAATACCTCGAGGCGGCGCTGCGGCAGTACTCCCGCTATGACCGCGCGAACCTCGCCCTGTGGGAGGTGCGGAGCGAGCGCGGCGAGTACGCGCAGGCGCTCGCCGCCGCGCGCGGCATCCCGGAGTCGTCGTCTTTTTCCCGGCGCGCCAGGTTTGCCGTCGCCCTGTCGCTCCTCGACCTCACGCGTCACGACGAAGCGTTCGACGCACTGAAGGCGCTCGACGTGGAGGCGCCGACGGCCGCGCTCCGCACGGCGCTGGGGGTGACCCAGATCCGCCGCGGGTGGACGCCCCAGACCGGTAAACCGGCGTACTATTTCGATCGCGCGGCCGCGCTCGAGCCCAACGATCCAGACGCCTACTTCAACCTGGGCTACGCCTACGCGCTCGACAACGACCCGCAGGCGGCCATTTACTGGTTGCGCGAGACGGTCCGCCGGAACCCCGCCGACGCGGAAGCGCACTTCGTCCTCGGCGCCCTCCTCCAGGGCACCTCGAACACGGTCGAAGCCCGGCGCGAGCTCGACCTGGCCGCGCAGCTGTCCGCCGCGCACGCCGAACTGGTGAAGGAGGCGGGGGACGACAAGGTGAAGGTCCCTGCCGGCCTCGAGCGGCTTCGGCGGCGCCTGGATCCCCATTCGAGCGTGGAAACCGCCATCGCGATGCCCGCGCAGCGCGAGCAGCGGGAGCTGGCGACGTTCCACCTCGATCGGGGGCGGCGGCTCGTCGATCAGCAGCGCGACCGTGAGGCCATTGCCGAACTCCGGCGCGCCATCTATCTTTCGCCGTACAATGCAGAAGCGCACCTGCTTCTCGGTCGCGTCTACCTTCGCTCGGGACGCGTCGCGGACGCGATCGGCGCGCTAAAAATATCCATATGGAGCCAGGACACGGCTTCGGCGCGCGTCGCGTTGGGGGGGGCCTACCTCCGGTCCGGCGATCGAACCGCCGCGCGGGAACAGGCGGAGCGTGCGCTCGCGCTCGCGCCCGATTCCGCCGAGGCGCGGCAGCTGCTGGCGCGCTTGCAGTAG
- a CDS encoding molybdenum cofactor guanylyltransferase produces the protein MGLQHLSAAILAGGRAARLGGRAKALLPLGGTRIVDRQIAALREALAPGEPFIVSNDAGTYEPLGLRVVPDRIDGAGALGGLVTAMAESAAEATIVLACDLPFVTAAFVRWLAAECRGYDVALPKTADGYHPLCACWSHRALAELERRASSGHRRIIDALSALRVREIGPGEVARFDRPAGTLLFNVNTPHDYERALQLIESYHDRHHAPDAS, from the coding sequence GTGGGATTGCAGCACCTGTCGGCAGCCATCCTTGCGGGCGGTCGCGCCGCGCGGCTCGGCGGCCGCGCCAAGGCGCTGCTGCCGCTTGGCGGCACGCGCATCGTCGATCGCCAGATAGCCGCCCTGCGCGAGGCGCTGGCACCCGGTGAGCCGTTCATCGTCAGCAATGATGCTGGCACGTATGAGCCGCTCGGCCTCCGTGTCGTGCCCGACCGCATCGACGGCGCGGGCGCCCTGGGGGGCCTGGTGACCGCGATGGCCGAATCGGCGGCGGAGGCCACGATCGTCCTCGCGTGCGACCTGCCGTTTGTCACGGCCGCCTTTGTCCGATGGCTGGCGGCCGAATGCCGCGGCTATGACGTCGCGCTGCCGAAGACCGCCGATGGGTATCATCCGTTGTGCGCCTGCTGGTCCCATCGCGCGCTGGCGGAGCTGGAGCGGCGGGCGTCGTCGGGCCACCGGCGGATCATCGATGCGCTGTCCGCGCTGCGGGTTCGTGAGATCGGTCCCGGCGAGGTGGCGCGCTTCGATCGACCGGCTGGAACGCTCTTGTTCAACGTGAACACGCCGCATGACTACGAGCGCGCACTGCAGTTGATCGAATCGTATCACGACCGCCATCACGCTCCCGACGCTTCATGA
- the argS gene encoding arginine--tRNA ligase, producing the protein MILPIHHTLRAALIDTVRRLYQLDEAAMPATIPIETPPNRAMGDLAVPLAFELARRLRKAPRAIAQEIASALPVPPGVTQVTAAPSGYINFFLDRRAFLVDQLTRTGWPAAEAANRGKAIVEHTAINPNKAAHVGHLRNSTLGDSLVRLLRFRQIPVEVQNYIDDTGVQVADVVVGFRELERKGLDEVRALAGAGRFDYYCWDLYARVTEWYEQDRERLKVRARTLHDIEHGGNANAEMGAFIADRIVRAHLQTLARMNVEYDLLTWEGDILRLKFWATAFEVLKQKGAVYLQTEGKLQGCWVMRIEDDQSADLEGDEDADHKEKVIVRSDGTVTYVGKDIAYQFWKLGVLGKDFYYRVYQERGAGRPPLWATTSTAGQDDPRRPHFGGASMTFNVIDTRQSYLQKLLKQALATMGYAREAENSTHFSYEMVGLSHATARELGYEPDDTSKPYVDVSGRKGLGVKADDLLDRLFEKALGEVEKRNPEQPDAERRQTARTIATAAVRYFLLKYSLSKMIVFDIAEALSFEGETGPYLQYAVVRAKNIFGKLQDREGITEADMIASLEQSDGAPLAAGEEGHDLWGLALEAARLDEVVEQAVRTLEPATLAKYSETPAHDGAGPHGMRSAREDVRSASQAADRNFEVLEDGGLRGVSPGSGRRAGGARLEHDARGRRTGGGRWHPADRRARRGSGALR; encoded by the coding sequence ATGATTCTGCCCATTCATCACACGCTTCGCGCAGCCCTGATCGACACCGTTCGCCGCCTGTACCAGCTCGACGAGGCGGCAATGCCCGCGACCATCCCGATCGAGACGCCGCCGAACCGCGCAATGGGCGACCTCGCGGTACCCCTGGCGTTCGAGCTCGCCAGGCGCCTTCGCAAGGCGCCGCGCGCCATCGCGCAGGAAATCGCCTCGGCGCTGCCCGTCCCGCCGGGCGTCACGCAGGTCACCGCGGCGCCGAGCGGCTATATCAATTTCTTTCTCGACCGGCGCGCGTTCCTCGTCGATCAGCTGACGCGAACCGGCTGGCCGGCGGCCGAAGCCGCCAATCGCGGCAAGGCCATCGTCGAGCACACGGCCATCAATCCGAACAAGGCGGCGCACGTCGGCCACCTGCGGAACTCGACGCTCGGCGACAGCCTGGTGCGCCTCCTCCGGTTCCGGCAGATCCCGGTCGAAGTGCAGAACTACATCGACGATACCGGCGTGCAGGTCGCCGACGTGGTCGTCGGGTTCCGGGAGCTCGAGCGCAAGGGGCTGGACGAGGTTCGAGCCCTCGCCGGCGCCGGCCGGTTCGACTATTACTGCTGGGACCTGTACGCACGCGTGACGGAGTGGTACGAGCAGGACAGGGAACGGCTGAAGGTACGCGCGCGCACGCTGCACGACATCGAGCACGGCGGGAACGCGAACGCGGAGATGGGGGCGTTCATCGCCGACCGGATCGTTCGCGCGCATCTGCAGACGCTCGCGCGCATGAACGTCGAGTACGACCTGCTCACGTGGGAAGGGGACATCCTCCGGCTCAAGTTCTGGGCGACGGCCTTCGAAGTGCTCAAGCAGAAAGGCGCCGTCTACCTGCAGACGGAGGGCAAACTCCAGGGCTGCTGGGTCATGCGCATCGAAGACGATCAGAGCGCGGACCTCGAGGGGGACGAAGACGCGGATCACAAGGAAAAAGTGATCGTCCGCTCCGACGGCACCGTCACGTACGTCGGCAAGGACATCGCCTACCAGTTCTGGAAGCTCGGCGTCCTCGGCAAGGACTTCTATTACCGCGTGTACCAGGAGCGTGGCGCCGGCCGTCCGCCGCTCTGGGCGACGACGTCCACCGCCGGCCAGGATGATCCGCGCCGGCCGCACTTCGGGGGGGCGTCGATGACGTTCAACGTGATCGACACCCGGCAGTCGTACCTTCAGAAACTGCTGAAGCAGGCGCTGGCCACGATGGGCTACGCGCGAGAGGCGGAAAACTCGACGCACTTCTCCTACGAGATGGTCGGGCTGTCGCACGCGACAGCGCGGGAGCTTGGGTACGAGCCGGACGACACGAGCAAGCCGTACGTGGACGTCTCGGGGCGAAAGGGGCTCGGCGTCAAGGCGGACGACCTGCTGGACCGCCTCTTTGAGAAGGCGCTCGGCGAGGTCGAGAAGCGCAACCCCGAGCAGCCCGACGCCGAGCGCAGGCAGACGGCGCGCACGATTGCCACGGCGGCAGTGCGATATTTCCTGCTCAAGTACTCGCTGTCGAAGATGATCGTCTTCGACATCGCCGAGGCCCTGAGCTTCGAGGGGGAAACCGGTCCGTACCTCCAGTACGCCGTCGTCCGGGCGAAGAACATCTTTGGGAAGCTGCAGGACCGCGAAGGGATCACCGAAGCGGACATGATCGCGTCGCTCGAGCAATCGGATGGCGCGCCGCTCGCAGCCGGCGAGGAAGGCCACGATCTCTGGGGGCTGGCGCTCGAGGCCGCGCGCCTCGACGAAGTGGTCGAGCAGGCGGTGCGCACGCTGGAGCCCGCCACCCTCGCCAAGTACAGTGAAACGCCAGCTCACGACGGCGCTGGACCTCATGGGATGCGAAGTGCCCGCGAGGATGTAAGGAGTGCCTCACAAGCCGCGGATCGGAATTTCGAAGTGCTCGAGGATGGCGGACTACGAGGCGTCAGTCCGGGCAGCGGGCGGCGAGCCGGTGGTGCTCGACTGGAGCACGATGCCCGTGGCCGACGCACTGGCGGCGGTCGATGGCATCCTGCTGACCGGCGGGCCCGACGTGGATCCGGCGCGCTACGATGA
- a CDS encoding gamma-glutamyl-gamma-aminobutyrate hydrolase family protein: MADALAAVDGILLTGGPDVDPARYDETAHPRVSFADPARDDFELELSARALEQDVPLLAICRGMQVLNVAAGGTLVQDIPSEVPGAGNHAVAEPRNATAHPIAIAPGSRLASILGRTIAQVNSRHHQAVSRTAPGLIATATAPDGIVEAVEKPDAPFCVGVEWHPENFVEGGEFAGLFRGLVIAAQERNRTQG; the protein is encoded by the coding sequence GTGGCCGACGCACTGGCGGCGGTCGATGGCATCCTGCTGACCGGCGGGCCCGACGTGGATCCGGCGCGCTACGATGAGACGGCCCACCCGCGCGTGTCCTTCGCCGATCCCGCCCGCGACGACTTCGAGCTGGAGCTTTCGGCCCGCGCGCTCGAGCAGGACGTGCCGCTGCTCGCAATCTGCCGCGGGATGCAGGTGCTCAACGTCGCGGCCGGCGGCACGCTCGTGCAGGACATCCCGAGCGAGGTGCCAGGCGCCGGAAATCATGCGGTCGCCGAGCCAAGGAACGCGACCGCACATCCGATCGCGATCGCGCCCGGCTCGCGCCTCGCCTCGATCCTCGGACGCACGATCGCGCAGGTCAACAGCCGCCACCACCAGGCGGTCAGCCGCACGGCCCCCGGCCTCATCGCCACCGCGACCGCGCCGGACGGGATCGTCGAGGCGGTCGAAAAACCGGACGCGCCATTCTGCGTCGGCGTCGAATGGCACCCGGAGAATTTCGTCGAAGGCGGCGAGTTCGCCGGCCTCTTTCGCGGGCTGGTGATCGCGGCTCAAGAGAGAAACCGCACGCAAGGTTAG